One part of the Myxococcales bacterium genome encodes these proteins:
- a CDS encoding Bax inhibitor-1/YccA family protein, translated as MRTANPALSTKTFGGFVGTRSGQGAMTIQGTVNKTAVLLALALISALVPWRSVFSGDEPGSVAPYLIGGAVGGLLLALVTVFKKSWAKVTAPLYALAEGLALGAISALFELRYPGIVFQAVALTFGTLLALLLAYKSGAIKATENFKLGVVAATGSIALVYLATFVLRFFGISLGFIHGSGTFGILFSVGVVVVAALNLVLDFDFIEQGAERGAPKYMEWYAAFGLMVTLVWLYLEILRLLAKLQSRRR; from the coding sequence ATGAGGACGGCAAACCCCGCTCTGAGCACCAAAACCTTTGGGGGCTTCGTAGGCACGAGGTCTGGCCAGGGGGCCATGACGATCCAGGGCACGGTGAACAAAACGGCCGTGCTGCTGGCGTTGGCCTTGATCTCCGCGCTCGTGCCGTGGCGGTCTGTCTTCTCGGGTGACGAGCCCGGCAGCGTGGCGCCGTACCTGATCGGGGGCGCGGTGGGAGGGCTCCTGCTTGCGCTCGTCACCGTGTTTAAGAAGTCGTGGGCCAAGGTCACAGCCCCCCTGTACGCGCTGGCCGAAGGCTTGGCCCTGGGCGCCATCTCCGCGCTCTTCGAGCTTCGCTACCCAGGCATCGTGTTCCAGGCTGTTGCGTTGACCTTCGGAACGCTCTTGGCGCTGCTGCTCGCGTACAAGTCGGGTGCCATCAAGGCCACCGAAAACTTCAAGCTGGGCGTGGTGGCCGCCACCGGGAGCATCGCGCTCGTCTACCTGGCCACCTTCGTGCTGAGGTTCTTTGGTATCAGCCTTGGCTTCATTCACGGCTCAGGAACGTTCGGGATCCTGTTCAGCGTGGGCGTGGTGGTGGTGGCTGCGCTCAACCTGGTGCTCGACTTCGACTTCATCGAGCAAGGCGCCGAGCGAGGCGCGCCGAAGTACATGGAGTGGTACGCCGCCTTTGGTCTCATGGTCACACTCGTGTGGCTCTACCTCGAAATCTTGCGGCTCCTCGCGAAGTTGCAGTCCCGACGGCGCTAA
- a CDS encoding TonB-dependent receptor, which translates to MLGRTVGNYRISAVVAEGGMGTVFVAEHPGLARKAAIKVLRPELASDPEAVSRFFNEAKVSNVVRHAGIVDIYDYGNLPDGTPYIAMELLEGETLARRVARGGVTLAEAMDFGVQLASALAAAHSAGVIHRDLKPENIYLTHSPQGDSARVVKILDFGIAKLEKNWLRVGHHTRTGALMGTPKYMSPEQCQGLREVDFRTDIYSLGVILYELFTGRAPFLSPGVGELINLQINAQPRPPQELNPNLSDELQAIVLRSLAKIPEERFASMTAFQDALIAESVRLNLWPDRGRTIIGHVFVAPPAPYSRRPAHSTTLSVAADARGATSPLQGPVGPKKRWGRAFVAVLCLGLAAAAAFVLWPALRDQKEKEQAAVAREQGRLDVRFESSPPGAAVYQGDVLVVRTPGSASLRRSQEPSEFHFVLPGHRRETVRALLNEGLTLSAELTPAAPAAAAAPATAPPPEAVGSSPTHSPAVLPIEAPAPATEPACTFPKVRRHPIRALRAPYTHSSMHSLQVTAVFIVLSFAASTVSPLNATAATTPSDLADEAQFHFDRGNTAYRKGDFEAALAAYYASNRLVPNRNVAFNIARCLEKLSKFDEAFRAWSGLLASEASAEERERISAAIEALSANLALVSVESEPPGALVYYRRRDLGSLGATPTRLALEPGQAHLILDLPGYHPAEVDALLQTGREVRLKVKLKRIFGDVEVRQIPEGAEVRRGLVDGPLLRKGPGTIRLETGRVVLFVSAPGFATSRFEVDVKPATTVIVDAPLSVQRPPTGILVVQANVDGALVKVDGREMEFTPAVIEGLVVGPHTVEVEREGRTTFKSEVVIEQNERVYLNARLRRADPEVSAATKSLVSAEQAPGAVSVITSNEIAAFGWLTLAEALQGLRGIFGSYDRAYQSVGFQGFSPPGDYTKRILVLVDGHPLNDVLVGQNWVGHDFDVDLANVQRIEVVRGPGSVLYGTSAVFGVVNVVTRGAPKGASAELGATAGTLGLQAGRLTLGYGTKGDFVRVSAAGLNQLGDRRYSWNDGSLTTPDTVAERADEEQVGHLDFWARLGRLSVRAGLNRRKKDVPTGAYDTLPLRGTTYSDRRSYVELRGDIPLASFVLTARAAFDESRFTGVYQLPGVNENVPEPYEETLRARWATGELRLSLPSFWGQSVTIGAEAQNQFSLDLGEPSIAAQREANAEDELVVSGYFVDDMKFSDSVRLNFGVRADHYTNSFGSTVNPRVALMLRPYANGNTKVLAGRAFRAPTTYERFYNDGDESQKAARDLQPETIVSLEIEHAHHATDSLTALGSVFANQVNDLIVLAADPEDGLLAYQNRGNEVRGFGGTGELRWDPATGTTLVAAYTVQSVRSYANGESEPFINAPTDVASLRSIWSLIPGKARLSNEVLYDIGRRDRDGERLDDALIWNVSVSGDFRPLGLRYFAGVFNVLDVVGPRTGFPVGPDLPSPTVARYGRQARLGVSYRF; encoded by the coding sequence ATGTTGGGCCGTACCGTTGGCAACTATAGGATCTCGGCCGTCGTCGCCGAGGGCGGCATGGGCACCGTCTTTGTCGCGGAACATCCGGGCCTGGCACGAAAGGCGGCCATCAAGGTTCTGCGGCCCGAGCTCGCGTCCGACCCCGAAGCCGTGAGCCGCTTCTTCAACGAGGCCAAGGTATCGAACGTCGTTCGCCATGCGGGCATCGTGGACATTTACGACTACGGCAACCTCCCGGATGGCACGCCGTACATCGCCATGGAGCTCCTGGAAGGGGAGACGCTGGCGAGGCGGGTTGCGCGAGGGGGGGTGACGCTCGCCGAGGCGATGGACTTCGGGGTGCAGCTGGCCTCGGCCCTGGCCGCAGCGCACTCCGCAGGGGTCATCCACCGGGACCTCAAGCCCGAGAACATCTATCTCACGCACTCCCCCCAGGGGGATTCGGCGCGCGTGGTCAAGATTTTGGATTTCGGTATCGCCAAGCTCGAGAAAAACTGGCTCCGCGTCGGCCACCACACGCGCACCGGTGCGCTCATGGGCACCCCCAAGTACATGTCTCCTGAGCAATGCCAGGGCTTGCGCGAGGTCGATTTCCGAACGGACATCTATTCCCTCGGCGTGATCCTCTACGAACTGTTCACGGGCAGGGCCCCGTTTCTCTCGCCGGGGGTGGGGGAACTCATCAACCTTCAGATCAACGCCCAGCCTCGCCCGCCCCAGGAGCTGAACCCGAATTTATCCGACGAACTTCAGGCCATCGTTTTGCGGTCGCTCGCCAAGATCCCCGAGGAGCGCTTCGCCTCGATGACGGCCTTCCAGGACGCGCTGATCGCCGAGTCGGTGCGGCTGAACCTTTGGCCCGACCGGGGGCGCACAATCATCGGGCACGTCTTCGTGGCGCCTCCCGCCCCTTATTCCAGGCGGCCCGCCCATTCGACGACCCTTTCGGTGGCGGCCGACGCCAGAGGGGCGACGTCGCCCCTGCAGGGCCCTGTGGGGCCCAAAAAGCGATGGGGGCGCGCCTTCGTGGCGGTCCTCTGCTTGGGACTCGCCGCCGCTGCGGCCTTCGTGCTCTGGCCAGCTCTACGCGACCAGAAGGAAAAGGAGCAGGCCGCGGTCGCCCGGGAGCAGGGCCGCTTGGACGTACGTTTCGAGTCATCGCCACCGGGGGCCGCTGTCTACCAGGGTGACGTTCTCGTCGTGAGGACGCCTGGCAGCGCCTCCCTGCGCAGGTCCCAGGAGCCTTCGGAGTTTCACTTCGTGCTGCCCGGGCACCGACGCGAAACCGTCCGGGCGCTGTTGAACGAGGGGCTGACCTTGAGCGCCGAGCTGACGCCTGCGGCGCCTGCCGCCGCTGCCGCCCCTGCGACCGCGCCCCCCCCCGAAGCCGTTGGCTCCTCCCCCACTCACAGCCCGGCCGTCTTACCGATCGAAGCCCCGGCCCCAGCCACCGAGCCAGCCTGCACCTTCCCCAAGGTACGACGACATCCGATCCGAGCGCTGAGGGCCCCCTACACCCATTCTTCCATGCACAGTCTTCAAGTTACCGCTGTCTTCATTGTCCTCTCGTTCGCGGCGTCAACAGTCTCCCCTCTGAACGCAACCGCTGCGACCACACCTTCCGACCTGGCTGACGAAGCACAGTTTCACTTCGACCGAGGGAACACGGCCTACCGCAAGGGTGACTTCGAGGCGGCGTTGGCGGCGTACTACGCCTCTAACCGTCTGGTGCCAAACCGCAACGTCGCGTTCAACATCGCGCGCTGTCTCGAGAAGCTGAGCAAGTTTGATGAAGCGTTCCGCGCGTGGTCCGGACTGCTGGCGAGCGAAGCCAGTGCCGAGGAACGCGAGCGCATCAGTGCCGCCATCGAGGCTCTCAGCGCCAACCTGGCCCTGGTGAGCGTCGAAAGCGAACCGCCGGGCGCGCTCGTCTACTACCGGCGTCGTGACCTGGGCAGCCTGGGCGCAACGCCCACACGACTTGCCCTGGAGCCGGGGCAGGCGCACCTCATCCTGGACTTGCCTGGCTATCACCCGGCAGAGGTCGACGCGCTCCTGCAGACGGGCAGGGAGGTGCGGCTCAAGGTCAAGCTCAAACGAATCTTTGGTGATGTCGAAGTTCGCCAGATTCCGGAGGGTGCCGAGGTCCGCAGGGGCCTGGTCGATGGTCCTTTGCTTCGCAAGGGCCCCGGGACGATTCGCCTGGAGACCGGGAGGGTGGTGCTTTTCGTATCCGCACCGGGCTTTGCGACCTCGCGCTTCGAGGTCGACGTGAAGCCAGCGACCACGGTGATTGTGGACGCCCCGCTCAGTGTTCAGCGGCCCCCAACGGGCATCTTGGTGGTGCAGGCGAACGTGGACGGGGCCCTCGTGAAGGTGGACGGCCGAGAGATGGAATTCACCCCGGCCGTGATCGAAGGGCTCGTCGTGGGGCCTCACACGGTGGAGGTCGAGCGCGAGGGGCGGACCACGTTCAAATCAGAGGTGGTCATCGAGCAAAACGAGCGTGTGTACCTGAACGCCAGATTGAGGCGCGCCGACCCCGAAGTGTCGGCCGCAACCAAGAGCTTGGTGAGTGCCGAGCAGGCCCCCGGCGCCGTGTCCGTCATCACGTCCAACGAGATTGCGGCCTTCGGTTGGCTGACGCTCGCCGAAGCGCTCCAGGGCCTACGGGGCATTTTCGGCTCGTACGACCGCGCCTACCAGTCGGTTGGGTTCCAGGGGTTCTCCCCTCCGGGGGACTACACCAAACGGATCTTGGTTTTGGTCGACGGTCACCCTCTCAACGATGTGCTCGTGGGGCAAAACTGGGTGGGTCACGATTTCGACGTGGATCTCGCGAACGTCCAGAGGATCGAGGTCGTGCGGGGCCCCGGCTCGGTGCTGTACGGTACCAGCGCGGTCTTTGGCGTCGTGAACGTGGTGACGAGGGGAGCTCCCAAGGGCGCCTCCGCGGAGCTCGGCGCGACGGCGGGGACGTTGGGGCTTCAGGCGGGTCGCCTGACTTTGGGGTATGGCACCAAGGGGGACTTCGTGCGGGTGAGCGCCGCGGGCCTGAATCAGCTGGGAGACAGACGATACTCCTGGAACGACGGCAGCCTCACCACCCCCGATACGGTGGCGGAGCGCGCCGATGAGGAGCAGGTGGGCCACCTCGATTTCTGGGCGCGCCTGGGGCGCCTCAGCGTGCGCGCGGGACTCAACCGGCGGAAAAAAGACGTGCCGACCGGTGCGTACGACACGCTCCCACTTCGGGGAACGACCTATTCCGATCGGCGAAGCTACGTCGAACTCCGTGGCGACATCCCACTCGCCTCCTTCGTCTTGACCGCACGCGCGGCTTTCGACGAGTCACGGTTCACGGGGGTCTACCAGCTGCCCGGGGTCAATGAGAACGTCCCCGAACCCTACGAGGAGACGCTGCGCGCGCGCTGGGCCACGGGGGAACTGCGTCTTTCCCTGCCCTCGTTCTGGGGCCAGAGCGTCACCATCGGGGCCGAGGCTCAAAACCAGTTCTCGCTCGACCTGGGCGAGCCTTCGATCGCTGCGCAGCGGGAAGCGAACGCTGAAGACGAGTTGGTCGTCTCCGGTTACTTCGTCGATGACATGAAGTTTTCGGACTCCGTCCGGTTGAACTTCGGCGTTCGGGCGGACCACTACACCAACAGCTTCGGCTCGACGGTCAACCCGCGTGTCGCGCTGATGTTGCGCCCTTACGCGAATGGCAACACCAAGGTTCTTGCGGGGCGAGCCTTCCGCGCGCCCACGACGTATGAACGGTTCTACAACGATGGGGACGAATCGCAGAAGGCCGCTCGTGACTTGCAGCCCGAGACGATCGTCAGCTTGGAGATCGAGCACGCTCACCACGCCACCGATTCGCTGACGGCGCTCGGCAGCGTGTTCGCCAACCAGGTGAACGACTTGATCGTGCTGGCAGCGGACCCTGAGGACGGCTTGCTGGCCTACCAGAACCGGGGCAACGAGGTGCGAGGCTTCGGGGGCACGGGAGAACTGCGTTGGGATCCAGCGACCGGGACGACGCTCGTTGCGGCCTACACGGTTCAATCCGTTCGCTCATACGCCAATGGGGAATCGGAGCCCTTCATCAACGCGCCCACGGACGTTGCTTCGCTACGTTCGATCTGGTCGCTGATTCCCGGCAAAGCACGCCTCTCGAACGAGGTGCTCTACGACATCGGACGGCGAGACCGCGACGGCGAACGGCTCGACGACGCGCTCATCTGGAACGTCTCCGTGTCGGGGGACTTCAGGCCCTTGGGCCTGCGCTATTTCGCAGGGGTCTTCAACGTGCTCGACGTCGTGGGGCCGCGAACAGGCTTTCCCGTGGGGCCGGACCTGCCTTCCCCCACCGTCGCCAGGTATGGCCGGCAGGCCCGCCTGGGCGTGTCGTACAGGTTCTGA
- a CDS encoding DUF302 domain-containing protein — translation MSKLGFDIRLTGVAVPQAVEQVTKALAQEGFGVLTTIDVSQTFKKKLDIEFSPYVILGACNPGLAKRALDADPAMGLLLPCNVVVRQVEGGVEVSIADPHAMFQVVDDPRVAPLAEDAALRLRRVKDSLATQA, via the coding sequence ATGAGCAAGCTGGGGTTCGATATCAGGTTGACCGGCGTTGCGGTGCCGCAAGCCGTGGAACAAGTCACGAAGGCGTTGGCGCAAGAGGGGTTCGGCGTCCTGACGACGATTGACGTGAGTCAGACGTTCAAGAAGAAGCTGGACATCGAGTTTTCCCCCTACGTCATTCTAGGGGCCTGCAACCCCGGATTGGCCAAGCGCGCGCTGGACGCCGACCCGGCCATGGGGCTGCTTTTGCCTTGCAACGTGGTCGTTCGCCAGGTTGAAGGCGGGGTCGAGGTGTCGATCGCCGATCCGCACGCGATGTTCCAGGTGGTGGATGATCCGCGCGTGGCGCCCCTCGCGGAGGACGCAGCCCTTCGCCTGCGGCGGGTCAAGGACAGTCTGGCCACGCAGGCCTAG
- a CDS encoding DUF4349 domain-containing protein → MSALAPLAFLLTLATACGTAHSALKSQDGSGLAGSTASVEDMALPAYAGSEEARASQGVFADRAALAQAPAAPTAQSPAVASDAPSAEAPARYLVYRADVSLAVFQARASLEKVDRLARDLGGYLVSRTDETITIRVPADAFRKALGDIEALGDVLNKNVDVQDVTDQLLDLEVRLKNALAVRERLAELIARAQNVEDALAVERELARVTGEIESMKGQIKRLQELIAYSTITVHFQVPSPEPMSQGVRLPFPWFERLGLSRLLELQP, encoded by the coding sequence ATGTCTGCCCTCGCTCCCTTGGCGTTCCTTTTGACCCTTGCGACGGCTTGTGGCACTGCCCACAGCGCCTTGAAGTCGCAGGACGGCTCTGGCTTGGCGGGGAGCACCGCCAGCGTCGAAGACATGGCTCTACCCGCGTACGCAGGATCCGAGGAGGCGCGTGCGAGCCAGGGCGTCTTCGCTGATCGAGCGGCGTTGGCGCAGGCGCCCGCCGCCCCTACCGCCCAGAGTCCTGCTGTGGCATCCGACGCGCCCTCCGCCGAGGCGCCGGCCCGCTACCTGGTTTACAGGGCCGATGTGTCCCTCGCCGTGTTCCAGGCGCGGGCATCGCTCGAGAAAGTCGATCGACTGGCCCGGGACCTGGGCGGTTATCTGGTGAGCCGCACCGACGAGACCATCACCATCCGGGTGCCCGCCGATGCCTTCCGCAAAGCCCTGGGGGACATCGAGGCCCTGGGCGACGTGCTGAACAAGAACGTGGACGTGCAGGATGTCACCGACCAGCTCCTCGATCTGGAGGTGAGGCTAAAGAACGCCCTCGCCGTACGCGAGCGGCTCGCCGAGCTGATCGCCAGGGCTCAGAACGTGGAGGATGCCTTGGCTGTGGAGCGAGAGCTGGCCCGCGTGACCGGCGAGATCGAGAGCATGAAGGGGCAGATCAAGCGCCTTCAAGAGCTCATCGCTTACTCCACCATCACGGTGCACTTTCAGGTGCCGTCCCCCGAGCCCATGAGCCAGGGAGTGCGCCTGCCCTTCCCCTGGTTCGAGCGGCTGGGCCTATCGCGTTTGCTGGAGCTTCAACCATGA
- a CDS encoding DUF839 domain-containing protein: MLQPSSYDLVLDDPEDFEEDCTARPVPGIGEVFGHSETCGPCFSPDGEWMFLNVQTRGLTVAITGPWRKGAL, from the coding sequence TTGCTCCAGCCTTCCTCGTACGACCTGGTTTTGGACGACCCCGAAGACTTCGAGGAGGACTGTACGGCGCGTCCGGTGCCGGGCATCGGCGAGGTGTTCGGGCACAGCGAGACCTGCGGCCCTTGCTTCAGCCCCGACGGCGAATGGATGTTCCTCAACGTCCAGACACGCGGTCTTACTGTCGCCATCACCGGCCCTTGGCGCAAGGGGGCCTTGTAG
- a CDS encoding LysR family transcriptional regulator — protein sequence MNEIYGRDLDLNLLRVFLVVADTGSVTAAASRLYLTQPAVSAALRRLNAAVGAKLFARSGRHLVLTARGDRLKDVARPHLQALVQAALSPPVFDPRRSDRVIRLGLSDASEMWLLPQLLKTLGAEAPGMQVIVLPVQWRTVGEALVNGRLDLAVTVADELPADITRTSLFVGGFTCLFDGQKLRLPRTLSEKAYFTHAHIIVSYNGDLRGIVEDTLGRTRNVRVSVPSFAAVGPVIDGSRLLATVPELTAQVIRKTRPHLRTAHLPFDLGRTPMELLHRKASADDPALAFVRERIERIAAALG from the coding sequence ATGAACGAAATTTATGGACGAGACCTGGATCTGAATCTGCTGCGGGTGTTCCTGGTGGTCGCGGACACAGGCAGCGTCACCGCGGCGGCCAGCCGACTTTATCTGACCCAGCCCGCCGTCAGCGCGGCCTTGCGCCGGTTGAACGCGGCCGTGGGGGCGAAGCTATTCGCACGGTCGGGGCGCCACCTGGTCCTGACAGCGCGGGGCGACCGGTTGAAGGACGTGGCCCGCCCGCATCTGCAGGCGCTGGTCCAGGCGGCCCTATCACCACCGGTGTTCGATCCCCGGCGCAGCGATAGGGTCATCCGATTGGGCTTGTCCGACGCCAGCGAAATGTGGTTGTTGCCGCAGCTGTTGAAGACGCTCGGGGCCGAAGCGCCCGGGATGCAGGTGATCGTGTTGCCCGTGCAGTGGCGCACCGTGGGTGAGGCGCTCGTGAACGGCCGACTCGATCTCGCGGTGACGGTGGCCGACGAGCTGCCCGCCGACATCACCCGCACGTCACTCTTTGTTGGCGGCTTTACGTGCCTCTTCGACGGCCAGAAGCTGCGTCTACCTCGGACGCTTTCGGAAAAGGCCTATTTCACGCACGCGCACATCATCGTGTCCTACAACGGAGATCTGCGCGGCATCGTCGAAGACACGTTGGGACGCACGCGCAACGTCCGCGTATCGGTGCCGAGCTTTGCGGCCGTGGGGCCCGTCATCGACGGCAGCCGCCTGCTGGCCACCGTGCCCGAGCTGACAGCCCAGGTGATCCGCAAGACGCGCCCCCACCTACGCACCGCGCACCTGCCCTTCGACCTGGGACGGACCCCGATGGAGCTATTGCACCGCAAGGCCAGCGCCGACGATCCGGCGTTGGCCTTCGTGCGGGAGAGAATCGAGCGGATCGCGGCGGCCCTCGGATAG
- a CDS encoding aldo/keto reductase, with protein sequence MNETKRVNLGRSGPAVFPVGLGCMGMSGMYGPTDDAESVATLRAALDAGIDLFDTGDFYGMGHNEALIAEVIAGRRAEVKLSVKFGALRGPDGAWLGVDNRPAAVKTFAAYSLKRLGVEAIDLYRPARLDPQVPIEDTIGAVADLVKAGYVKHIGLSEVGPDTIRRAQAVAPIADLQIEYSLVSRGPEARIFPLLHELGIGATLYGVLSRGLLSGRRPQGPADFRAYLPRFTGDAQDANARAVSALAGFAGEKDLTPAQLSLAYVLAKQPGFVPLLGVKTRTQLAGLLEALESPLSLADVSALEALVPPSSIVGTRYAPQHMAHLDSER encoded by the coding sequence ATGAACGAAACCAAACGAGTGAATCTGGGGCGGAGCGGCCCCGCGGTGTTCCCGGTGGGCCTGGGATGCATGGGAATGTCGGGTATGTATGGTCCCACCGACGATGCGGAAAGTGTGGCGACCCTTCGGGCGGCGCTGGATGCGGGCATCGATCTCTTCGACACCGGCGACTTCTACGGAATGGGCCACAACGAGGCCCTGATCGCCGAGGTCATCGCGGGACGCCGGGCGGAGGTGAAGCTGTCGGTGAAGTTCGGGGCTTTACGGGGCCCGGACGGGGCTTGGTTGGGCGTCGACAACCGGCCCGCCGCCGTGAAGACGTTTGCCGCCTACAGCCTCAAGCGGTTGGGCGTCGAGGCCATCGACCTTTACCGGCCGGCTCGGTTGGATCCTCAGGTGCCCATCGAAGACACGATAGGCGCTGTCGCCGACCTGGTAAAGGCTGGCTACGTCAAGCACATCGGTTTGTCGGAAGTGGGCCCCGACACGATCAGGCGGGCGCAAGCGGTGGCGCCGATTGCGGATCTGCAGATCGAATACTCCCTGGTCAGCCGCGGTCCCGAAGCGCGCATCTTCCCGCTGTTGCACGAGCTCGGCATCGGCGCGACCTTGTACGGCGTGCTGTCGCGCGGCCTGCTCTCGGGCAGACGCCCTCAGGGGCCCGCAGATTTTCGGGCCTATCTGCCGCGATTTACCGGGGACGCGCAAGATGCCAACGCGCGCGCCGTTTCGGCCTTGGCGGGCTTCGCCGGAGAAAAGGACCTGACACCTGCGCAGCTATCGCTGGCCTACGTGCTGGCGAAACAACCCGGTTTCGTGCCGCTTCTGGGCGTCAAGACGCGCACGCAGCTCGCGGGCTTGCTCGAGGCACTGGAATCGCCGCTGTCGTTGGCCGATGTGAGCGCCCTCGAGGCCCTGGTCCCTCCGTCATCCATCGTGGGGACGCGCTATGCGCCCCAACACATGGCTCACCTCGATAGCGAACGCTGA
- a CDS encoding NADP-dependent isocitrate dehydrogenase, whose translation MSLPLHNVTVAKGDGVGPEITEATLRVLEAAKAPLNYEFVDIGHKLYEQGHTSGIAPASWETIRRNRVFLKAPITTPLGGGYKSLNVTIRKALNLFANVRPTKSYAPYVASSHPGMNLVIIRENEEDLYAGIEHQQTPEVTQVLKLVTRPGTERIVRYAFEYARAYGRRKVTCMTKDNIMKLTDGLFHRVFEEVAKDYPDVQSEHQIIDIGAARVAAQPERFDVIVTLNLYGDILSDIASQVAGSIGLAGSANIGPNVSMFEAVHGSAPDIAGKDVANPSGLLLAATQMLVHLGEAEVAETIKNAWLCALESGIHTADIYRPNLSRMQVGTRRFTDAVIAHLGEQPDHLTPVAYRPGGILVHASPTPPTTKVLEGVDVFIDWGKGDRNAHHLGQALEAAVPPHWTLKMITNRGVKVYPGGFPETFCTDHWRCRFLPAPDAPVRFQDVLALLGALDEQGFEVIKTEHLYSFDGRKGYSLGQGE comes from the coding sequence ATGAGCTTACCCCTGCACAACGTCACCGTCGCCAAGGGAGACGGCGTCGGTCCCGAGATCACGGAGGCCACCTTACGGGTCCTCGAAGCGGCCAAGGCTCCGCTCAACTACGAGTTCGTCGACATCGGCCACAAGCTTTACGAGCAGGGCCACACCTCCGGGATCGCGCCCGCGTCGTGGGAGACGATCCGGCGCAACCGGGTGTTCCTCAAGGCTCCGATCACCACACCGCTTGGGGGGGGCTACAAGAGCCTCAACGTCACGATTCGCAAAGCGCTCAACCTCTTCGCCAACGTGCGACCGACGAAATCCTACGCACCCTACGTCGCCTCGTCGCACCCGGGAATGAACCTGGTCATCATTCGCGAGAACGAGGAGGACCTGTACGCAGGCATCGAGCATCAACAAACGCCCGAAGTCACACAGGTCCTCAAACTCGTCACGCGTCCGGGAACCGAACGCATCGTGCGCTACGCCTTCGAATACGCCCGCGCCTACGGCCGCCGCAAGGTGACCTGTATGACGAAGGACAACATCATGAAGCTCACCGATGGGCTCTTTCACCGCGTCTTCGAAGAGGTTGCGAAGGACTACCCCGACGTACAAAGCGAACATCAGATCATCGATATCGGTGCGGCACGGGTGGCGGCCCAGCCCGAGCGCTTCGACGTCATCGTCACCTTGAACCTCTACGGCGACATCCTTTCCGACATCGCGTCTCAAGTGGCGGGCTCCATTGGGCTCGCCGGCTCAGCCAACATCGGGCCGAACGTCTCCATGTTCGAGGCGGTGCACGGCTCCGCGCCCGACATCGCGGGCAAGGACGTGGCCAACCCCTCGGGGCTGCTTCTGGCCGCCACGCAAATGCTGGTGCACCTGGGAGAAGCCGAGGTCGCCGAGACCATCAAGAACGCGTGGTTGTGCGCCCTCGAAAGTGGCATTCACACGGCGGACATCTACCGTCCGAACCTGAGCCGGATGCAGGTGGGCACGAGGCGCTTCACGGACGCCGTCATCGCGCACCTCGGTGAGCAGCCCGACCACCTCACGCCCGTGGCGTACCGGCCGGGGGGCATCCTGGTTCACGCCAGCCCCACCCCGCCCACGACGAAGGTCCTCGAGGGCGTCGACGTGTTCATCGACTGGGGAAAGGGCGACCGCAACGCCCATCACCTCGGGCAGGCGCTCGAGGCCGCGGTCCCGCCACACTGGACGCTGAAGATGATCACCAACCGCGGCGTGAAGGTGTATCCCGGCGGGTTTCCCGAAACCTTCTGCACCGACCACTGGCGCTGTCGGTTCCTGCCGGCGCCGGATGCCCCCGTCAGATTCCAGGACGTGCTTGCGTTGCTGGGCGCTCTCGATGAGCAAGGGTTCGAAGTGATAAAGACCGAACATCTCTACAGTTTTGACGGACGGAAGGGCTACTCCCTGGGTCAGGGCGAATGA
- a CDS encoding VF530 family protein, with protein sequence MSGSQSPDPLHGVTLEMIVNQLVDHYGWEELGRNVNIRCFTDDPSVSSSLKFLRRTPWARQKVESFYLFMLREKKRTFR encoded by the coding sequence ATGTCAGGTTCACAATCCCCCGATCCCCTGCACGGCGTGACTTTGGAGATGATCGTGAACCAGCTGGTGGACCACTACGGCTGGGAGGAGCTGGGCCGGAACGTCAACATCCGCTGCTTTACCGACGATCCCAGTGTGTCTTCGAGCCTGAAGTTCCTGCGCAGAACGCCCTGGGCGCGGCAGAAGGTGGAGAGCTTCTACCTGTTCATGCTGCGCGAGAAGAAGCGAACGTTCAGATAA